The Populus nigra chromosome 14, ddPopNigr1.1, whole genome shotgun sequence genome has a segment encoding these proteins:
- the LOC133672533 gene encoding kunitz type trypsin inhibitor 111-like — translation MLRILIGSLSFIWLLMATSTMAQTWPPVLDANGQPLRSCVEYYVLPAVTDVAGGLTLVNLNNGSICPLFVGQQPLAPVVSRGTSVIFAPRVADTVVRETRDFTVAFTGVSVCAQSTAWRVGERNLETRRRYILAETDPIPSSNAWHFNIVKNDQGLYNFQWCPNCLTRVCPKPLCGDAGIVVENERRLLVLDGPAFPFIFRRA, via the coding sequence ATGTTGAGAATATTGATTGGAAGCTTGAGCTTTATATGGTTACTCATGGCCACATCCACAATGGCTCAAACCTGGCCTCCTGTGCTTGATGCAAATGGCCAACCTCTTAGAAGTTGTGTAGAATACTACGTCCTTCCAGCTGTAACTGATGTTGCCGGTGGCTTAACCCTTGTTAATCTTAACAACGGTTCGATATGTCCACTCTTTGTTGGTCAACAGCCTCTTGCACCTGTTGTGTCCCGAGGCACTTCAGTCATATTCGCACCACGGGTTGCGGATACTGTTGTAAGGGAGACAAGGGACTTCACTGTTGCATTTACTGGTGTATCAGTTTGTGCTCAGTCTACTGCATGGAGGGTAGGTGAGCGGAATCTAGAGACAAGGAGGAGGTATATCTTGGCTGAAACGGATCCTATTCCATCTTCTAATGCTTGGCACTTCAATATTGTCAAGAATGATCAAGGCCTCTACAATTTTCAATGGTGTCCAAATTGTCTCACCAGAGTTTGTCCCAAGCCTTTGTGTGGGGATGCTGGTATTGTGGTTGAGAATGAAAGGAGATTGCTGGTCTTGGATGGTCCCGCCTTTCCTTTTATATTCAGAAGGGCTTGA
- the LOC133672428 gene encoding uncharacterized protein LOC133672428 has translation MKEEDVNRCQIQEWYPKFKPVSIRTVIHELPESFVEYLVDDSGPFLLPLSISGEDALPNRIHNPIDEEDYQVSEGPGDESEQPPLPPSFPELELNIKESINTLGGAVFPKLNWSAPKDSAWISTSGTLRCTSFSEIALLLRSSDSLVHDLCHAYDSCLDKTLSRPPSFFLALRKWYSSFLPEMEFRCFVRGQQLVGISQREVTTFYPTLLEKKNDLELLIKEFFTENVRQKFESENYTFDVYVTKDGRAKILDFNPWGAFTLPLLFTWEELEQNLEEVENVVDFRIVESQCGIRPGLKTAVPQDYLDTGPGSGWDQFLRKADKELQQQKMAPGNGA, from the coding sequence ATGAAGGAAGAAGATGTGAACCGATGCCAGATTCAGGAATGGTACCCAAAATTCAAGCCTGTATCTATCAGAACTGTAATCCATGAACTTCCAGAATCTTTTGTTGAGTACCTCGTTGATGATTCAGGTCCTTTCCTCCTCCCTCTTTCTATCTCAGGCGAAGATGCCTTGCCAAATAGAATTCACAACCCCATAGATGAAGAAGACTATCAGGTGTCAGAGGGACCTGGAGATGAATCTGAACAACCTCCATTGCCCCCTTCTTTCCCTGAACTTGAATTGAATATTAAGGAGTCAATTAATACCCTAGGAGGTGCAGTTTTTCCTAAGCTGAACTGGAGTGCACCAAAAGATTCTGCTTGGATTAGCACATCTGGGACCCTTCGCTGCACCTCATTCAGTGAGATAGCGTTATTGCTGCGGTCATCTGACTCATTGGTCCATGATTTGTGCCACGCCTATGATTCATGCCTTGACAAAACCTTGTCAAGACCCCCTAGCTTCTTTCTTGCACTTCGCAAGTGGTATTCATCTTTCTTGCCTGAGATGGAATTTCGTTGCTTTGTTCGGGGCCAGCAGCTAGTTGGAATCTCACAGAGGGAGGTCACTACATTTTATCCCACTCTCCTTGAGAAGAAAAATGACCTTGAACTGTTGATCAAGGAATTCTTCACTGAGAACGTGAGACAAAAATTTGAATCAGAAAATTACACGTTCGATGTTTATGTGACAAAGGATGGGCGTGCTAAGATATTGGATTTTAACCCATGGGGTGCGTTTACACTCCCACTGCTTTTTACTTGGGAAGAACTGGAGCAGAATCTCGAGGAAGTGGAGAATGTAGTGGACTTCAGAATCGTGGAGAGCCAGTGTGGAATCCGTCCAGGTCTGAAAACAGCAGTTCCGCAAGATTATTTGGATACTGGCCCAGGGAGTGGTTGGGATCAGTTCTTGAGGAAGGCTGACAAGGAGTTGCAGCAGCAGAAAATGGCTCCTGGAAATGGTGCCTGa
- the LOC133672998 gene encoding RING-H2 finger protein ATL54-like, with protein sequence MALQYRRLLFASYDDCVVSCQAKNYTESCNSECSDLFGVDSSPQQKLGKIALAMIVLSVITSVLATCYAIYAKFIRPRRRRSTQREDEAEEEAEIIETRDQFADEDEGRVVDHPIWYIRTVGLQPSVIGSIRVFKYKSGDGLVEGTECSVCLSEFQDDESLRLLPKCSHAFHIPCIDTWLRSHTNCPLCRAPIVTNTAIATSSQANLDDTSSGEETRIEVSEEDQESSREMEGRDGGVRVVTEEESELQSENLNEEEEDEVEEDGIQPLRRSVSLDSLSAFKIIQALANVHPAVESDRNSGTRSAGGGNGSSGESVQNRGGGNQNLIKLMATSSFGRSFQIGPSSLKRSISCSGKFFLSRARRNRNSGLPS encoded by the coding sequence ATGGCTCTGCAATACAGAAGGTTGTTGTTCGCGTCTTACGATGATTGTGTCGTCTCATGTCAAGCAAAAAATTACACAGAAAGCTGTAACTCAGAATGTTCAGATTTATTTGGTGTCGACTCCTCACCACAGCAAAAGCTTGGCAAGATTGCATTGGCAATGATTGTTTTATCAGTTATAACTAGTGTTCTTGCTACTTGTTATGCTATCTATGCCAAGTTCATAAGACCAAGAAGAAGGAGATCAACACAGCGAGAAGatgaagcagaagaagaagcagaaataATTGAGACCCGTGATCAGTTTGCCGATGAAGATGAAGGTCGTGTAGTTGACCATCCAATATGGTACATCAGGACAGTAGGGTTACAACCATCTGTTATTGGTTCTATCAGAGTTTTCAAGTATAAAAGTGGTGATGGTCTTGTTGAAGGTACTGAATGTTCTGTTTGCTTGAGTGAGTTTCAAGATGATGAGAGTCTTAGGTTATTACCAAAGTGTAGCCATGCTTTTCATATCCCATGTATTGATACTTGGCTTAGATCCCATACTAATTGCCCTTTGTGTCGAGCTCCTATAGTCACCAACACAGCCATAGCAACATCATCACAGGCTAATCTTGATGATACAAGTAGTGGAGAAGAAACCAGGATTGAAGTTTCGGAAGAGGATCAAGAATCTAGTAGAGAGATGGAAGGTAGAGATGGTGGAGTGAGGGTTGTAACAGAGGAGGAAAGTGAATTACAGAGTGAGAATTTgaatgaggaggaggaggacgaGGTGGAGGAGGATGGGATACAGCCACTGAGAAGATCAGTTTCTTTAGATTCTTTGTCAGCTTTCAAGATAATTCAGGCTCTTGCTAATGTTCATCCTGCAGTGGAATCTGATAGGAATTCAGGTACCAGGAGCGCTGGCGGGGGGAATGGATCCAGTGGAGAAAGTGTTCAAAACAGAGGTGGCGGAAATCAGAACTTGATAAAATTAATGGCGACTTCTTCTTTTGGGAGGTCTTTTCAAATAGGCCCAAGTTCATTGAAGAGGTCAATTTCTTGTAGTGGGAAATTTTTCTTGTCAAGAGCTCGCCGGAACCGGAATTCAGGTCTTCCTTCATGA